The Deinococcus yavapaiensis KR-236 genome segment ACTCGATCACTTCGAACGAGACGCGCGCGAACAAGGGCAGTACGGACGGTACTTTCACGGGCACGTGTTCGTGCGCGCGCAAGGCGTCGTGCATCGCTGCGCCGTGGACGTCGCCACGCCGAACGGCGTCGGCGTGTACTACCGTCGGCCCGTCGGCTTGTCCCGCGCTCGATTTCAAGGGGTGCTGACCCTCGGTGAGGGCTTCCACCCTTTGCCGTCCACGCCCGTGTCGGGCGCGCTCGACTACCTTCGCAGCCCTTTTTTGCGCGCCAGTTCCTTTCAGGCACTTGTCCCGATCGGCTCGAACGGCACGCTTGCCGCAGGGGCCATCGAGCGGGCGCTCGCGCTGCTCGGCTTGCCCTTTAGCGCGTGGGTGCTGAGCAACGGTGACAACGCCCTCAACGCCATGGAAGCGACGGTCGCCGGCGCGGCGCGGGTGTTCGTGTTCGGCGAACGCTTCGCCAACCCAGGCGGTGCGCAAGGCGTGCATGACATTCACCAGAATCAAGGGGATCCAGCGGGTTCCAGATGGTGGGCGTCGAACGGCATTTGGCAAGATGGCGGGATCGTGGTGGAGCGCACGGATGGTCGCTTGAGCGCGTTCTTGTCTCGCTTCGCCACCCAAGCGACGCGTACGGACGATCAAGGCCACCCACGCTGAGTCAGTGATGCTGTCACGACGTCGAGGAGGACGACATGAGCTCAGCCAATTCATCGCTGCTGTTGACAAACGACCTTTGCTTGGGGCGAGAGCACGAGTCCCAGCGGCATTTCACGAAGGCGTTCGCACGGTCATGCTCGGTCCTGTTGGTCCTTGCAGGCTTCACGCTGCCATCCCAAGTGGGCGCGGCCACGCTCGTGTACGGCTCGGGCGGCGAACCCTTCAACCTCGAGGGCGGCAACGTCTCGGACGGCAACTCCGTCATCGTCCACCGCCAAATCTACGACTACCTCGTCGGGTTGAAGCCCGGCGGCGTCGACTTGGTGCCAGCGCTCGCCACCTCCTGGAATTCGAACAACGCCGCCACCGTGTGGACGTTCACCTTGCGCCGCGACGTGAAATTCCACGACGGTACGGCCGTGAACGCGGACGCGATCCTGTTCAACTTCAACCGCTGGTGGGATCCTAAGGACCAGTACGGCTTCCGCAATCAAGGGCGGACCTACGAGTCCTTCGGCGAGCAGTTCGGCGGCTTCAAGGGCGAAAGGAACAGCCTCGTGAAGAGCGCGGAGAAGGTCAACGACTACACCATCCGCTTCACCTTGACGCAAGCCGTGCCCGCCTTCCCGAACCTCCTGGCGCAAGGCTACTTCGGCATTGCCTCCCCGAAGGCCATTCGTGATCAAGGCGCCAAGTACGGCACGCCCGCCGGCGTCGCGGTCGGGTCGGGTCCGTTCAAGTTCGAAAGCTGGCGGGCCGGGGATCGTGTCGTCCTCAGCGCCAACAAGACGTACTGGGGCGCGAAGCCGAAGGTCGACGAACTCGTCTTCCGTTTCATCCGCGAACCCAGCGCGCGCCTCAACGAGCTCAAGGCGGGCACCATCGACTTCACCGTCGACCTCGCGCCGGACAACCTCGCGGCGGTTCGTGCGGACAAGAACCTTCGCGCGGTCCTCAAGCCCTCGTTCAACGTCGGCTTCCTGAGCCTCAACGTCCGCAACGAGAACCTCAAGAACGCCAAGGTGCGCGAAGCGATCTCCATGGCCATCAACCGCGATGCGCTCGTGAAATCCTTCTACGGGGAATTGGGGTCCACGAGCACCTCGTTGCTCCCCGAAGCGTTGTCTTGGGCGAACAGCAGCAAAGTCCCCGAGAAGTACCCGTTCGACCGCGAAAGGGCGAAGCGATTGCTTGCCGACGCGGGCTACCCGAACGGCTTCAGCCTCGACTTGTGGTACATGCCCGTCTCGCGCCCGTACTTCCCGATGCCCAAGCCCATCGCCGAAGCGATGGCCGCCGACCTCAGCGCCATCGGCATCAAGGTCAACCTCAAGACCAAGGACTGGGCGCAGTACCTCGTCGACCGCAACCAAGCGCCCGGCTTCGACATGTACATGATCGGCTGGACGGGCAACTACGGCGATCCCGACGACTTCTACAGCGCGTACTACGGCTCCGCGAACGCCACAGCGGACACGGGCTTCAACCCCACCAACATCGCGCAGCTTCTGGACCGCGCTCGTTTGGCGACCACGCAAGCCGACAAGGCCAAGCTGTACGCGCAAGTCCACGAGCGCACGTACGAAGCGTACGTGCGCCTCGTTTTGGTGCACTCGCGTCCGCTCGCCGCCGCCCGCACGTACGTCAAGGGCTGGGTGCCCTCGCTGCTCGGCAGCGAACCGTTCAACACCATCAGCGTCGAAGGCAAGCGCTAACGGCGACGCCGTATCAGGAGGTTCGTGTGAACACGCGCGTGTGGATGCTGCTGAGCTTGGCATGGTGGTCGAGTGCCACCGCCCTGGAAACGGTGCAAGTGTGCGTCATGGCGCCCTTGAGTGGCCCTCAAAGCCCCTCGGGTCGATCCGTGTGGCGCGGCGTACAAGTGGCGCTCGAAGAGCGACGGTCAGAGCTCAATCGAGTGGGACTTAGCGTGCGGTTGTGCAACTTCGACGATCAGGGGGACCCGGCAACAGGTGCGGCGAACGCACGCAGGTTGCTCGCGCAACGCACGATTGCCGTCATCGGGCCTCTGAGCTCGGGTGCCGCCTTGGTCGTGGCTCCCATCTTGCGATCGGCGAACGTGGCCATGCTGACTCCGACGGCCACCGCGGTGTCTTTGACGGGCCAAGGGTGGCGGCACGTGTTTCGGTGGGCGCCGCGAGACGACGTGATCGGCGTGGCGGGTGCGTTGTACTTGGCGAACGAAGTCAAGGCGCGCCGCGTACTGATCGTCGACGCCGATGGGGGCAGTGCGACGGCCGAGGCGGCCGAACGAACCCTGCGCTCCCGCGCGGTGGTCGTTCGACGTGCAAGTGTGGGCACCATCTTGTCGGAGTCGTTCGACGCGGTGTACGTGGCTGGAGATTTAAACGTGGCGGCGCAGGTAAAACGAACGTTGCAGGAGCGAGGGTCCAAGGCGACGATACTGCTGGACTGGTTGAATGACGCCGACCTTTTTAATACCTCGTTCGGGTCGAGTTTGGTCGGGACGCTGTTCATGTCTTGGGAGGTGCCACCGTCTGAGAACGCGCGGCTTCGCGCGCTCATGAGCAAACTCGGGAACGTCCCTTCGAAGGGCAAGGCGTTGGTGGGGTACGAAGCGGCCAACGCCATGATCTTCGCGTTAAGGGACGCGCGGCGATTGAATCCTCAAGGGACGTTGACGCCCGAGGAGGTGCGCTCCGCCTTGGCGAAAGTTCGCTTGACGACGTTGCTCAACGAGAACGTGTCATTCGACGCTCGTGGTGATCGCGCGTCCATCTCGATGTATGTGCGGCGGCTGGAAGCGAACGGGCAAGCGCCGGTCGTGTTCTCCTTACCAGCACCAACGACTCCCAGCCCTTGAAGTTCACGGGCTCGTCATCGAAAGTGACCGTACTCGCACGACATGTCTGCGCTCAAGCCATGATGACTGAAGTGTTTGAGCGAACGGACGCGGGAGGCTTCATGCGTCGAATGGTGTTGACCTTTGCGTTTCTCTCCTGGGGCTGCGTTGCAGCACAACCAACCACGCCCATTCCACCTCTTCCCCTTCCCCCGATTCCCATCCCAACGCTCCCCACCCCAACAATTCCACGAGCGCCATTGCCCGAGGTGACACTTCCAAGCAAACGTCCTGCAAGCATCGCCTTGGACGTGACGGTGACGGCGAACTCGCCGATCACAGCTGGGTGCGGTATGAACTTCATGCTGACGCCACGTGTTCCATATGCCATGTTCGGAAACGTAAGCATGCAAGTAGACGTCACGAACGCCACGCCGAGTGGAGGCAATCATTTGTGGTTGTGGCGCACGGCAAGCGGAACCGTGCGCATGGACTTACGCGGTCCCAACAATGTGCGCCTTGCGTTCGTTGGGAAGGTGATGTACGCGCAGGTGATGACGCGGACGTTCAGTTTGAGCAGGCCACGCTCCTTCGGTGTGGTGGCGAGCATCACGGCATTCGAGGGGCC includes the following:
- a CDS encoding DUF2278 family protein, which gives rise to MPLTQYGVLVGQLDHFERDAREQGQYGRYFHGHVFVRAQGVVHRCAVDVATPNGVGVYYRRPVGLSRARFQGVLTLGEGFHPLPSTPVSGALDYLRSPFLRASSFQALVPIGSNGTLAAGAIERALALLGLPFSAWVLSNGDNALNAMEATVAGAARVFVFGERFANPGGAQGVHDIHQNQGDPAGSRWWASNGIWQDGGIVVERTDGRLSAFLSRFATQATRTDDQGHPR
- a CDS encoding branched-chain amino acid ABC transporter substrate-binding protein; the protein is MNTRVWMLLSLAWWSSATALETVQVCVMAPLSGPQSPSGRSVWRGVQVALEERRSELNRVGLSVRLCNFDDQGDPATGAANARRLLAQRTIAVIGPLSSGAALVVAPILRSANVAMLTPTATAVSLTGQGWRHVFRWAPRDDVIGVAGALYLANEVKARRVLIVDADGGSATAEAAERTLRSRAVVVRRASVGTILSESFDAVYVAGDLNVAAQVKRTLQERGSKATILLDWLNDADLFNTSFGSSLVGTLFMSWEVPPSENARLRALMSKLGNVPSKGKALVGYEAANAMIFALRDARRLNPQGTLTPEEVRSALAKVRLTTLLNENVSFDARGDRASISMYVRRLEANGQAPVVFSLPAPTTPSP
- a CDS encoding ABC transporter substrate-binding protein produces the protein MSSANSSLLLTNDLCLGREHESQRHFTKAFARSCSVLLVLAGFTLPSQVGAATLVYGSGGEPFNLEGGNVSDGNSVIVHRQIYDYLVGLKPGGVDLVPALATSWNSNNAATVWTFTLRRDVKFHDGTAVNADAILFNFNRWWDPKDQYGFRNQGRTYESFGEQFGGFKGERNSLVKSAEKVNDYTIRFTLTQAVPAFPNLLAQGYFGIASPKAIRDQGAKYGTPAGVAVGSGPFKFESWRAGDRVVLSANKTYWGAKPKVDELVFRFIREPSARLNELKAGTIDFTVDLAPDNLAAVRADKNLRAVLKPSFNVGFLSLNVRNENLKNAKVREAISMAINRDALVKSFYGELGSTSTSLLPEALSWANSSKVPEKYPFDRERAKRLLADAGYPNGFSLDLWYMPVSRPYFPMPKPIAEAMAADLSAIGIKVNLKTKDWAQYLVDRNQAPGFDMYMIGWTGNYGDPDDFYSAYYGSANATADTGFNPTNIAQLLDRARLATTQADKAKLYAQVHERTYEAYVRLVLVHSRPLAAARTYVKGWVPSLLGSEPFNTISVEGKR